From a single Carassius auratus strain Wakin chromosome 38, ASM336829v1, whole genome shotgun sequence genomic region:
- the LOC113057555 gene encoding prokineticin receptor 2-like, giving the protein MEDANITHLAAVFVNPHVQVPVLDAHDTYTDFYDMDYGVPSEEMPDTTQGLAYFVATIVIGAVLVCIMLVCGIGNFLFIATLARYKKLRNLTNLLITNLAISDFIVAVVCCPFLLDYYVVKQLSWDHGKVLCASVNYLRTVSLHVSTNALLAIAVDRYMAIVHPLRPRMKHQTAYFLITGVWIVPVLISIPSAYFASMTKVPHGANHSKTFCAQIWTVDQQLYYRSYFLFIFAVEFVGPVFIMSLCYLHISRELWFKSMPGFQTEQIRKRLHCRRKTVMVLIGILTAYILCWAPYYGFTILRDFHPTLISRDRNSLVAFYIIECIAMSNSMINTFCFVSVKNNTVKYLKRIVLLRWKSTYTSRKNADETDIDPHLTECRKGAELTHITDD; this is encoded by the exons ATGGAGGACGCAAACATCACTCACTTGGCGGCCGTGTTCGTGAACCCTCATGTCCAGGTGCCTGTTCTGGACGCTCATGACACCTACACAGACTTCTACGACATGGACTATGGCGTTCCTTCAGAGGAGATGCCGGACACCACGCAGGGCCTGGCCTACTTCGTGGCCACCATAGTCATCGGAGCCGTGCTCGTCTGCATCATGCTGGTGTGCGGCATTGGCAACTTCCTCTTCATAGCCACTCTGGCCCGATACAAGAAACTCAGGAACCTCACCAACCTGCTGATCACCAACCTAGCCATCTCCGATTTCATAGTGGCTGTGGTCTGCTGCCCTTTCTTGTTGGATTATTACGTGGTCAAGCAGCTCTCCTGGGATCATGGGAAAGTGCTGTGTGCTTCCGTCAACTACCTCAGGACTGTGTCTCTCCATGTGTCCACCAATGCCTTACTGGCCATCGCTGTAGACAG GTACATGGCCATTGTTCATCCCTTGAGGCCCAGAATGAAGCACCAGACTGCATACTTCCTCATAACAGGGGTGTGGATTGTCCCCGTGCTCATTTCCATTCCCTCCGCGTATTTCGCTTCCATGACCAAAGTCCCCCACGGAGCCAACCACAGCAAGACCTTCTGCGCCCAGATCTGGACGGTGGACCAGCAGCTGTATTACCGCTCTTACTTCTTGTTCATCTTCGCCGTGGAGTTCGTGGGACCTGTGTTCATCATGTCCCTGTGCTATCTGCACATCTCCAGAGAGCTCTGGTTCAAGAGCATGCCTGGTTTCCAAACAGAGCAGATCCGCAAACGCCTGCACTGCCGCAGGAAGACAGTCATGGTGCTAATCGGCATTCTCACGGCGTACATCCTCTGCTGGGCTCCGTACTATGGCTTCACCATCCTGCGTGATTTCCACCCCACGCTCATTTCCCGCGATAGGAACTCTCTGGTGGCGTTCTACATCATTGAGTGCATCGCCATGAGCAATAGCATGATCAACACGTTCTGCTTCGTCAGTGTAAAGAACAACACTGTCAAATATTTAAAGAGGATTGTTCTCCTCCGCTGGAAATCCACCTACACTTCCAGGAAGAATGCAGACGAGACAGACATCGATCCCCACCTCACTGAATGTAGAAAGGGAGCCGAGCTGACCCATATTACAGATGATTAA